The sequence below is a genomic window from Patescibacteria group bacterium.
TCTAATTAACATTTTAACGGCTCTCAAACTCAAGAAGAGGTAATACAAGATGGGAAACCGCTTTATAGTAAGACTGCTTGTGACGTGCTCTAAGAAGTGTGTAAGGTAATTGTAAGCAAAATATAGTTATCGCTATTACAACAATTACCATTGAAAAGATGTCGTAAATAAGTAGAGTAAGAAGGAGGGTTTAATGTAGAATCAAACGTTGCTGATGTAGAAGAATAGAGAATAATGATATCAGGAATTTTACAAAATCCTGCTTTTGGAAGGGGTATGCTGTTTACTTAAACTTGGTAATTTTCAAACTTATGCATGTCAGAAAAAAATATTTCTTTTTCATTAGTTGTCTGGACAAATGATTCGATACAAGTGAGCACAATCATTTAGAATCCAAAAATCTTTTTAACTCGTCCAATTTAGTGCTCATTTCGTTTCTAAAGCATTCAAATTCGGCCTGGGTTACATATGATGTACTCTTTGATACCTCGTCTTTCGTTGGTTTTGGTAATAGAACATTGCCTATCAAGAGTCTTACCTGAGCTTGCCCGCAACCTTCTTTTGTCAAAATACCCCATGTATTCCAACCAGTAGTATCCAGTATCCTTGAATTTACATTATTTATTATCTTATGTTTGCCAGCCCCAACAACATCAGAAATATCAACTGGTTCTTTGGAAGCCTGCATACATTTTATAATCACTTTTTCATAGTCGTATGGAACATTAACGGTGTAGGAATTTATTTTATTGTCTATTAATCGCTTGGGGTTTCTTAAATATATTATACTTCCTTTAGCTTCTTTTCTATACTCAAGTTCCCATGTATCATTGTAATAGTCTTCAATAACGGCAGTAGAAAGATTTCTTAAACGGTTTTGATTGCTGGGACTATCAAGCTCCTTTTTTAGGACATAAAGAATAACGTTAGACTTCCACCCAAAGCTTATCTTTTTCCCTCTGTCGTCTTCCCTGGTCAGGACTATAATCTTCAGGTCAGGCCTTACTGACAATAGTTCTTTAGCTATAATATCTCCCTGTTTTTTCTGGCGCTTAAACTCAACATCTAAAAGGACAAGTTCAATATTACCATCATTTCTTGCTTCTTCTATTCCCTTCTCACCATTGGTTTCGAAAATTATTTTGTAAGGAGAAAGTTTATAGACACTCTCTAATATTTCTTTAAGTTTTTTGCCACAGATCTCTGGCGCTTCAGGTGTATCGTCAATGCATAATATTTTTTTCTTGGCCATTCCTAATT
It includes:
- a CDS encoding response regulator, which produces MAKKKILCIDDTPEAPEICGKKLKEILESVYKLSPYKIIFETNGEKGIEEARNDGNIELVLLDVEFKRQKKQGDIIAKELLSVRPDLKIIVLTREDDRGKKISFGWKSNVILYVLKKELDSPSNQNRLRNLSTAVIEDYYNDTWELEYRKEAKGSIIYLRNPKRLIDNKINSYTVNVPYDYEKVIIKCMQASKEPVDISDVVGAGKHKIINNVNSRILDTTGWNTWGILTKEGCGQAQVRLLIGNVLLPKPTKDEVSKSTSYVTQAEFECFRNEMSTKLDELKRFLDSK